The proteins below come from a single Athene noctua chromosome 6, bAthNoc1.hap1.1, whole genome shotgun sequence genomic window:
- the PSMC6 gene encoding 26S proteasome regulatory subunit 10B, with protein sequence MALPGIPYERRLLIMADPRDKALQDYRKKLLEHKEIDGRLKELREQLKELTKQYEKSENDLKALQSVGQIVGEVLKQLTEEKFIVKATNGPRYVVGCRRQLDKSKLKPGTRVALDMTTLTIMRYLPREVDPLVYNMSHEDPGDVSYSEIGGLSEQIRELREVIELPLTNPELFQRVGIIPPKGCLLYGPPGTGKTLLARAVASQLDCNFLKVVSSSIVDKYIGESARLIREMFNYARDHQPCIIFMDEIDAIGGRRFSEGTSADREIQRTLMELLNQMDGFDTLHRVKMIMATNRPDTLDPALLRPGRLDRKIHIDLPNEQARLDILKIHAGPITKHGEIDYEAIVKLSDGFNGADLRNVCTEAGMFAIRADHDFVVQEDFMKAVRKVADSKKLESKLDYKPV encoded by the exons ATGGCCCTTCCCGGCATTCCCTATGAGCGGCGGCTGCTCATCATGGCGGACCCGAGAGACAAGGCGCTGCAGGACTACCGCAAGAAGCTGCTGGAGCATAAAGAGATCGACGGCCGCCTCAAGGAGT taAGGGAACAGCTGAAAGAGCTCACCAAGCaatatgaaaaatcagaaaatgatCTCAAGGCCTTGCAGAGTGTTGGGCAG atTGTTGGCGAGGTTCTTAAACAGCTAACAGAAGAGAAAT TCATTGTGAAGGCTACAAATGGACCAAGATACGTGGTTGGCTGTCGTCGTCAG CTTGACAAGAGTAAGCTGAAACCGGGGACAAGAGTTGCTCTGGATATGACCACTCTGACGATTATGAG ATATTTGCCAAGGGAAGTAGATCCGTTGGTTTATAATATGTCTCATGAAGATCCAGGGGATGTTTCGTATTCTGAGATTGGAGGGTTGTCGGAACAAATCAGAGAGCTGCGAGAG GTAATAGAATTGCCGCTTACAAACCCAGAATTATTCCAGCGTGTGGGAATTATACCTCCAAAAGGCTGCTTGCTCTACGGCCCCCCTG GTACAGGGAAAACTCTTCTGGCCAGAGCTGTTGCAAGCCAGCTGGACTGCAACTTCCTAAAG GTGGTGTCGAGTTCGATAGTCGACAAGTATATTGGTGAGAGCGCTCGGCTGATCAGAGAAATGTTCAATTATGCCCGAGATCATCAGCCATGTATCATTTTCATGGATGAGATAGATGCTATTG GTGGTCGCCGTTTTTCTGAAGGCACCTCAGCTGATAGAGAAATCCAGAGGACTCTGATGGAG TTACTGAATCAGATGGATGGATTCGATACTCTGCACAGAGTTAAAATGATCATGGCTACTAACAGACCAGACACGCTGGATCCCGCACTTCTGCGGCCTGGAAGACTGGATAGAAAAATCC ataTTGATTTACCAAATGAACAAGCCAGATTAGATATTTTGAAGATTCATGCAGGTCCTATCACTAAACATGGTGAAATAG ATTATGAAGCAATTGTGAAGCTTTCAGATGGCTTTAACGGAGCAGACTTGAGAAACGTCTGTACTGAAGCAG GTATGTTTGCGATCCGTGCCGATCATGACTTTGTAGTCCAGGAAGACTTCATGAAAGCTGTTAGAAAAGTGGCTGATTCTAAGAAGCTGGAGTCCAAGCTTGACTACAAACCTGTTTAA